One window from the genome of Kryptolebias marmoratus isolate JLee-2015 linkage group LG1, ASM164957v2, whole genome shotgun sequence encodes:
- the mier3b gene encoding mesoderm induction early response protein 3 produces the protein MAEASLGSSSPVGSLSSEDHDFDPTAEMLVHEYDDERTLEEEESLEGGTNFNSELADLEKEGNMPLEELLAIYRYEASAGSSIDSSSGDLTDELPDMTLDKEEIAKDLLSGDYEEETQSSADDLTPSVTSHETTDFFPRTLRSNTISDGDKESECDELGPSPEDSRKEIMVGAEYQAEVPSCLCHYKDGEKVYEDEDELLWSPDGLSENKVRSFLSEVLVRTTDERTGYDKPGTHVRDDEQALYELVRSNYNTREALERYCSRVKSSKDKSPPWSEEECKNFEHALQMYDKNFHLIQKHKVTTRTVAECVAFYYMWKKSERFDVFVQQNRFGKKKYSSYPGVTDLMDRLVDEAEGLAVDSSSSSVCSGAGGGGRMETTTEQQLSLLNSITASDLTALSNTVATVCTPAEVSCLDSYSFPPLESLHRGSLSHDESLGFPSNGADPDCLNMLDAGFYHSDLGQLGGVCVNKDCERPSKRLKMTLPDSFINDVSVANLGVDFETRRTTTHHHRITGAKMAVSVTDFGSLAGSGEPNGFFGAHARHHTQHTAALQSE, from the exons ATGGCGGAG GCTTCTCTAGGAAGTTCAAGTCCAG TTGGCTCTTTATCGTCAGAGGACCATGATTTTGACCCGACCGCAGAAATGTTAGTTCACGAGTATGATGACGAGAGGACTCTGGAAGAAGAGGAGTCTTTGGAAGGCGGGACGAATTTCAATTCTGAACTTGCAGATCTGGAGAAG GAAGGGAACATGCCTTTAGAGGAACTTTTGGCTATTTATCGCTACGAAGCTTCAGCTGGCTCCAGTATAGACAGTTCCTCTGGAGACCTGACTGATGAGTTACCTGACATGACATTGGATAAG gaGGAAATAGCGAAAGATCTGTTGTCTGGGGATTATGAGGAGGAGACCCAGTCCTCAGCTGATGATCTGACCCCCTCAGTTACCTCCCACGAGACCACCGATTTCTTCCCACGGACACTTCGAT ccAATACTATCTCTGATGGTGACAAAGAGTCCGAATGTGATGAACTTGGTCCAAGTCCAGAAGACTCCAGAaag gAAATCATGGTGGGAGCAGAGTACCAAGCAGAGGTTCCTTCTTGCCTTTGTCACTACAAAGATGGAGAGAAAG TgtatgaagatgaagatgagttACTATGGAGCCCAGATGGCCTATCGGAAAATAAAGTCAGGAGTTTCCTCTCTGAAGTATTGGTGCGGACGACAGATGAGAGGACAGGATATGACAAACCAGGGACGCATGTTCGAGACGATGAGCAG GCTTTGTATGAGCTTGTGAGAAGCAACTACAACACCCGTGAAGCACTAGAAAGATACTGCAGTCGTGTAAAGTCCTCAAAAG ATAAATCCCCTCCGTGGTCAGAAGAGGAATGCAAGAACTTTGAACATGCTCTGCAGATGTATGACAAGAACTTTCACCTcattcagaaacacaaa GTCACAACACGAACGGTAGCAGAATGCGTAGCGTTTTATTACATGTGGAAGAAGTCGGAGCGCTTTGACGTCTTCGTACAGCAGAATCGGTTCGGGAAGAAAAAGTACAGCAGCTATCCTGGTGTAAC AGACCTGATGGACAGACTGGTTGATGAAGCAGAAGGTCTGGCGGTggacagcagctcctcctctgtgtgTTCAGGAGCAGGCGGAGGAGGGAGGATGGAGACTACTACAGAACAGCAACTCAGCCTGCTGAACTCCATCACTGCCAGCGACCTCACAG CTTTGAGCAACACTGTAGCTACAGTATGCACCCCCGCAGAGGTGAGTTGCTTGGACTCCTACAGCTTTCCTCCTCTGGAAAGTCTCCATCGTGGATCCCTGAGCCACGACGAGTCCCTCGGGTTCCCTTCCAACGGCGCAGACCCCGACTGCCTGAACATGCTGGACGCCGGCTTCTACCACTCAGACCTGGGGCAGCTTGGAGGGGTGTGCGTCAACAAGGACTGCGAGCGCCCCTCCAAGAGGCTCAAAATGACACTGCCCGACTCCTTCATCAACGACGTTTCTGTTGCAAACCTCGGAGTGGACTTCGAAACTCGACGGACGACGACGCATCACCATCGAATCACCGGCGCCAAAATGGCCGTGTCTGTCACAGACTTTGGAAGCTTGGCCGGCAGCGGTGAGCCCAACGGGTTTTTCGGAGCACACGCACGGCACCACACGCAGCATACTGCAGCACTTCAGTCAGAGTGA